The following proteins are encoded in a genomic region of Zea mays cultivar B73 chromosome 9, Zm-B73-REFERENCE-NAM-5.0, whole genome shotgun sequence:
- the LOC100279293 gene encoding Probable glucan 1,3-alpha-glucosidase codes for MRESKPENETWEEHFRSHTDKRPRGPQSITFDLSFYGADFVYGLPEHGSTSLALRPTRGPGVEESEPYRLFNLDVFEYLHESPFGLYGSIPFMIGHGSRSSSGFFWLNAAEMQIDVLAPGWDGATAQDNGRIDTLWMAEAGVVDAFFFVGSEPKDVIKQYISVSGTPSMPQQFAIAYHQCRWNYRDEADVDSVDAGFDEHDIPYDVLWLDIEHTDGKRYFTWDHSAFPNPEEMQRKIADKGRKMVTIVDPHIKRDSSFHLHQEATDKGYYVKDANGNDYDGWCWPGSSSYPDMLNPEIREWWADKFSYENYKGSTPTLYIWNDMNEPSVFNGPEVTMPRDAMHYGDVEHRELHNAYGYYFHMATADGLLKRDKGKHRPFVLSRAFFAGSQRYGAVWTGDNSADWDHLKSSIPMVLILGLTGLPFSGADVGGFFGNPEPDLLVRWYQVGAFYPFFRGHAHHDTKRREPWLFGERRTAIIREAIHMRYSLLPYFYTLFREASVNGIPVMRPLWLEFPEDKETYNNGEAFMVGPSLLAQGIYEEGQKSVSVYLPGKESWYDLRNGSPYKGSVTHKLQVLEDSIPSFQRAGTIVPRKDRFRRSSTQMVNDPYTLVIALNSSGAAEGELYMDDGKSYDYQQGAFSHRRFVFADNKLTSFNIAPDNLSKKFTSGCVIERIIVLGLRSGVKKAIIEPGNQEVEIESGPISLRSGSSPVVPTIRRPNVRIADSWTIWIA; via the exons ATGCGGGAGTCCAAGCCGGAGAACGAGACGTGGGAGGAGCACTTCCGGAGCCACACCGACAAGCGCCCCCGCGGTCCGCAGTCCATCACCTTCGACCTCTCCTTTTATGGCGCGGACTTCGTCTACGGTCTCCCGGAGCACGGGTCCACCTCGCTCGCCCTCCGCCCCACCCGCGGCCCGGGGGTCGAGGAGTCCGAACCCTACCGCCTCTTCAACCTAGACGTCTTCGAGTACCTCCACGAATCGCCCTTCGGTCTGTATGGCTCGATCCCCTTCATGATTGGGCATGGAAGTCGGTCGTCGTCTGGCTTTTTCTGGCTCAACGCAGCGGAGATGCAGATCGACGTGCTTGCACCAGGTTGGGATGGTGCCACTGCGCAGGACAATGGGCGGATCGACACACTGTGGATGGCTGAGGCTGGTGTCGTTGATGCATTCTTCTTTGTTGGTTCTGAGCCCAAGGATGTGATCAAGCAGTACATAAGTGTGTCAGGCACACCTTCAATGCCACAGCAGTTTGCTATAGCGTATCACCAATGCCGGTGGAACTACCGGGATGAGGCAGATGTTGACAGTGTAGATGCTGGTTTTGATGAGCATGATATTCCATATGATGTGCTCTGGCTCGACATTGAGCACACAGATGGCAAGCGGTACTTTACATGGGATCATTCTGCCTTCCCCAATCCAGAGGAGATGCAGCGGAAGATAGCAGATAAGGGGAGGAAGATGGTCACCATCGTGGATCCTCATATCAAGCGGGACAGTTCATTCCACCTCCACCAGGAGGCAACAGACAAGGGGTACTATGTGAAAGATGCAAATGGGAATGACTATGATGGGTGGTGCTGGCCTGGATCATCTTCCTATCCTGACATGCTGAATCCTGAGATACGCGAGTGGTGGGCTGACAAGTTCTCCTATGAAAATTACAAGGGATCAACTCCAACACTCTACATTTGGAACGATATGAATGAGCCATCTGTCTTCAATGGCCCTGAG GTCACCATGCCCAGGGATGCGATGCATTATGGAGATGTTGAACACCGAGAATTGCACAATGCATATGGGTACTACTTCCATATGGCTACTGCAGACGGACTTCTCAAGCGAGACAAGGGGAAACATAGACCCTTTGTTTTGTCAAGGGCTTTCTTTGCTGGAAGTCAACGGTATGGTGCAGTCTGGACAGGCGACAACTCTGCTGATTGGGATCACCTGAAATCTTCTATCCCAATGGTCTTAATTCTTGGTCTTACTGGTTTGCCTTTCTCTG GCGCGGATGTTGGTGGATTTTTTGGAAACCCAGAACCGGACCTGTTGGTGCGTTGGTATCAAGTAGGAGCCTTTTATCCTTTCTTTAGGGGTCACGCTCACCATGACACCAAGAGACGTGAGCCATGGTTATTTGG GGAGCGAAGAACTGCCATAATAAGGGAGGCGATTCATATGCGGTATTCACTGTTGCCCTACTTCTACACGCTGTTTAGAGAGGCTAGTGTGAATGGCATTCCTGTCATGCGTCCTTTATGGTTAGAATTCCCTGAAGACAAAGAAACATATAACAATGGTGAGGCATTTATGGTCGGACCAAGCCTTTTAGCTCAAGGAATATATGAAGAG GGCCAGAAATCAGTGTCGGTCTACCTTCCTGGGAAGGAGTCGTGGTATGACTTGAGAAATGGATCTCCATACAAGGGAAGTGTGACACACAAGCTACAGGTTTTAGAAGATAGTATTCCCAGCTTCCAAAGGGCTGGTACAATTGTGCCAAGAAAGGACAGATTCAGACGCAGTTCTACTCAGATGGTGAATGATCCATACACTCTG GTGATAGCCCTCAATAGCTCTGGTGCTGCAGAAGGCGAACTTTATATGGATGACGGCAAAAGCTATGATTACCAGCAAGGGGCATTCAGCCATCGCCGATTTGTCTTTGCAGACAATAAGCTAACTTCATTCAATATCGCACCTGACAATTTGAGCAAGAAATTTACAAGTGGTTGCGTGATTGAAAGAATTATAGTCCTCGGTTTACGATCCGGAGTGAAGAAGGCTATTATTGAGCCTGGAAACCAAGAAGTAGAAATTGAATCAGGGCCAATTAGTTTAAGGAGTGGTTCCAGCCCAGTTGTGCCAACAATCCGGAGGCCCAATGTTCGCATCGCAGACAGTTGGACAATATGGATAGCGTAA